ACCGGGCGCGAGCGCGTCGAAATCGATCCGCGCGACCGCCGTGGCGCTGCACCTCGAAGCGCGCTATGGCGCCACGGTCCGCCTGACCGGCGAACAGCCGCTCGCGGACGAAGAGTTCGCCTCGGTCCAGGACGGCGCGGCGCTGAACGGCATCGGCACCTTTATCGTCGTGTTGATCATTCTGTGGCTCGCGCTGCGTTCGGGCCGCATGATCGCTGCCGTGTTCATCACGCTGTTCGTCGGGCTCGCGATCACTGCAGCGCTCGGTCTGATGCTGGTGGGCGCGCTGAACATGATTTCGGTCGCGTTCATGGTGTTGTTCGTCGGACTCGGGGTCGATTTCGGCGTGCAGTTCGGCGTCAAATATCGCGAGGAGCGCAATCGCGACAACCGTCTCTCCGCCGCGCTCATGCACACGGCACACAGCATCGGCGTGCCGCTGACGCTCGCGGCCGTGGCGGTCGCGTTGAGCTTCTTCTCGTTCCTGCCGACCGCTTATCGCGGCGTCTCGGAGTTGGGCGAGATAGCCGGCGTCGGCATGTTCGTCGCGTACTTCACCAACATGACGCTGCTGCCGGCTCTGTTGAAGCTCTTCAATCCGCCGGGCGAAGCCGCGTCGCCGGGTTTCAAGCAACTCGCACCCGTCGACGATTTTCTCGACCATCACCGCAAGCCGGTGCTGATCGGCACGCTGATCGTCGTGATCGGCGCCTCGCCGCTGCTCACGCATCTGCGCTTCGACTTCAACCCGCTGCATCTGAAGGATCCGCACACGGAATCGATGGCAACGCTGCTGTCGCTGAAGGATTCGCCGGAAGCCGCGGTCAACAACGTGCATGTGCTAGCGGCATCGCTCGCCGACGCAGATAAGAAGGCCGCGCATCTGCGCACGTTGCCGGAAGTGGGGCGCGTCACGACGCTCGATACGTTCGTCCCCACTGAACAGCAGCAAAAGATGATGCTGGTCGCCAGCGCCGCGCAGCAACTGCTGCCCGCGCTGCAGCAGCAACCCGCGCCGGCCGCCACAGACGCCGTGCGCGTGGCCACGCTCAAGCGCGCGTCGAACCAGCTCTCGCTCGCCGCCGAAGATCATCCCGGTCCCGGCGCGGCCGAAGCCCAGCATCTGTCCGCAACACTGCAAAAGCTCGCCGCCGCCGATGCCGCCACGCGCGACCGCGCCGAAACCGCGCTGTCCGAACCGTTGCGTATTGCGCTGAAGCAGTTGGCGGATCTGTTGCAGCCCACTCAAATCACCCGCGAAAACCTGCCGAAAGAAATCTCCAGCGGCTGGGTTTCGAAAGACGGCCGCGCGCTCGTCGACATCGCGCCGAAGATCAAGCCCGGCGCCGACCCGAACGACGACACCGTGCTCGCCAGCTTCGTCCATGCGGTGAAGAAGGCGGAGCCGGACGCGATCGGCGGTCCGATTTCGATCCTGCATTCGGCCGACACGATCATCAAGGCGTTCCTGCAGGCCGCCGGCTGGGCGTTGCTGTCGATCGCGATCCTGCTGTGGATCGCGCTGCGGCGCGTCGGCGACATGCTGCGTACGCTGGTGCCGCTGCTGGTCTCGGCGCTCGTCACGCTGGAGTTGTGCGTGGTGTTTGGCATGCCGCTGAACTTCGCGAATATCATCGCGCTGCCGCTGATGCTTGGCGTCGGCGTAGCATTCAAGATTTACTTCGTGATGGCATGGCGCAACGGCCAGACCGGCCTGTTGCAGTCGAGCCTGACGCACGCCGTGCTGTTCAGCGCGGCGACTACGGCGACAGCGTTCGGCAGTCTCTGGCTGTCGCATCATCCGGGGACGTCCAGCATGGGACGCCTGCTGGCGCTGTCGTTGTTCTGTACGCTGATCGGCGCGGTGGTGTTCCAACCCGTGTTGATGGGCAAGCCGCGTCAACGTCGCTCGAAGCACAAAGGAATATAAGCATGAAGCTGCGTAACACCGTGCTGGCGCTGGCCGCCACCGGTCTGATCTCTGGCTGCGCGACCGGTCCCGACCGCAAACCCGGCGACCCGTTCGAGCCGGTGAACCGGGTGGTGTTCAAATTCAACGACGGACTGGACACGTACGTCGCGCGGCCCGTCGCGCAGGGCTATCAGAAAGTGACGCCGCAGCCGTTGCGCACGGCCGTCAGCAATTTCTTCTCGAATCTGGGCGACCTGAGCAACGCCGCGAACGCGCTGCTGCAATTGAAGATCACGGACGCGACCGAAGACCTCGTGCGTTTCGCGTTCAACTCGACCTTCGGTTTGGGCGGCCTGCTGGATTGGGCGACGCCGGCCGGCCTGCCGAAGCATCATCAGGACTTCGGGCTGACGCTAGGACACTGGGGCGTGCCGTCAGGTCCGTATCTGGTTCTGCCGCTGTTCGGTCCGAGCACGGTGCGGGACAGCATGGGGCTGGTGGTCGACGTGAAGTTCAACCCGTTGAACTACATGGAGCCGGCACTGCGCAATCCGCTGTACATCCTGCAGTTCGTGAGCGTGCGTTCCGACTTGCTGGGCGCGACCGATTTGCTGCAGCAGGCGGCGCTGGATAAGTACTCGTTCGTGCGGGATGCGTATACGCAGCAGCGCAAGGCGCGTCTGCGCGGTACGGGCGACAATGCGGCGCCGTTGCCGAACTATGACGATCAGGGCGATTCCGGTGCCGCCGCTCCCGCGAAGGGTGCGGCGGGCGGCTTGCCGAATTATGCGGATCCGGGCGATGCGGCCGAGGCGCCGAATGCGGCGTCTGGAGCGGCCACGGGTGCGCCTGCGGGCGTGCCGAACTACGCGGACCCGAGCGATGCGCCGGCTAGCGGCGTGGCGGGTGCTATGCCGGCTGCGCCGGCGGCGGCTTCGGGCGCGGTAGCGCCGACGCCACAACCCGCACCGGAAGTGGGTAGGCAGCCGGCGGCGGCGCCGAGCACGCAATAGGGAACAAGCGACGGTAGTAGTTCACTGCGGCGGATTGTAAAGCGGCTTCCTTAGCTTATAAGGGAGCCGCTTTTTATTATTTTTTTGAAATTCAAAGCAATCCCTCGCGCCGCACTGGTTATCTTTTCTTTCACTAAAATACCCAAATTGTTATCGGGATACCGTATTTGCATAACGACATTATATTTGCCAGTTAAGATGAATGCTTTATCCGACATCATTTCAAGGCAAAAATGCCGAACAGCTACATGGCCGGATGGAATATTTATTGCGTGACCTAAAGGCAGCTACGTCGTCATCTCCAGATTGTTATATACCGCTGAGCGTCAGATATTAATATGGCTCGCAATAAGCTTATTACTATTATTCTCGGCAGCCTTTTACTGGTCATGCTTGCGCTGGTAATCGCGTTCAACGTACTTAATCTGCAAGAAGCTTATGGCGGTGGTCCTCCGCACTACAATGCTCTCAACTTAAGCCCTAAAGAGCTTGTAAACGAGGCATTGCCCCTGTAAACTTCATCGCATAACTCATTGATAAATCAACGATATGAACTCAAATACCAGCGTCCTCAAGGCTTCTGGCTGAGTTCTCCGAATTCCTGCTTGATCCGGCGCTCGCCGATCGCGTGCGTCGTTCTCCCACCGCCTTTACCCGCAATCGCACCCTGACCTTGCCGCGCATGGCCGCGCTGATGATGTCGGGCATGTGTGCCAGCGTGCAGGCCGAACTCGACGCGCTGTTTGGCGCACTGGGCGAGCACGGCGCACGCAGTCGCGCCGTCAGTGCGCAGGCCTTCAGCAAGGCCCGCCGCGGGCTGTCCGCGGAGCTGTTCGAGTTGGCCCGCGAGCACCTGATTTCGCTAGCGCAACCCCATATCGATTCGATGCGCTGGAACGGCCTGAGACTGGTCGCCGCTGACGGTACCCGCCTGCGTGTGGGTACGCGTCGAGGCCATGAACTGCGCGCCGACCACTACGCCTTTGCGCTGTTCCTGCCGGGAGCAGAACTGACCCTGCACGCCACACTTCATCCCGCCGACGGCGCCGAGCGGCAGATGCTGTTCGAAGCACTGGACGTGCTGCAGCCG
This genomic stretch from Paraburkholderia bryophila harbors:
- a CDS encoding MMPL family transporter — its product is MLKSSIVRLVAYSVRYPLRIVAVSLALAVLSGIYVAHNFKINTDISRLIDTDKQWSSLEHAMDQAFPDRGDTVLVVVEARAPEFADAAANALTAALKTDPKEFVQVSQPAGGEFFDHNGLLFPSTDEVLSTTSQLVQSRPLVNALAHDPSLTGLAGTLTTSLLLPLQLGQVKLADMSHLLSTSATTLDRVLAGQPAAFSWRALVDKGVATNPARAFVVVQPVVNYDALEPGASASKSIRATAVALHLEARYGATVRLTGEQPLADEEFASVQDGAALNGIGTFIVVLIILWLALRSGRMIAAVFITLFVGLAITAALGLMLVGALNMISVAFMVLFVGLGVDFGVQFGVKYREERNRDNRLSAALMHTAHSIGVPLTLAAVAVALSFFSFLPTAYRGVSELGEIAGVGMFVAYFTNMTLLPALLKLFNPPGEAASPGFKQLAPVDDFLDHHRKPVLIGTLIVVIGASPLLTHLRFDFNPLHLKDPHTESMATLLSLKDSPEAAVNNVHVLAASLADADKKAAHLRTLPEVGRVTTLDTFVPTEQQQKMMLVASAAQQLLPALQQQPAPAATDAVRVATLKRASNQLSLAAEDHPGPGAAEAQHLSATLQKLAAADAATRDRAETALSEPLRIALKQLADLLQPTQITRENLPKEISSGWVSKDGRALVDIAPKIKPGADPNDDTVLASFVHAVKKAEPDAIGGPISILHSADTIIKAFLQAAGWALLSIAILLWIALRRVGDMLRTLVPLLVSALVTLELCVVFGMPLNFANIIALPLMLGVGVAFKIYFVMAWRNGQTGLLQSSLTHAVLFSAATTATAFGSLWLSHHPGTSSMGRLLALSLFCTLIGAVVFQPVLMGKPRQRRSKHKGI
- a CDS encoding MlaA family lipoprotein, giving the protein MKLRNTVLALAATGLISGCATGPDRKPGDPFEPVNRVVFKFNDGLDTYVARPVAQGYQKVTPQPLRTAVSNFFSNLGDLSNAANALLQLKITDATEDLVRFAFNSTFGLGGLLDWATPAGLPKHHQDFGLTLGHWGVPSGPYLVLPLFGPSTVRDSMGLVVDVKFNPLNYMEPALRNPLYILQFVSVRSDLLGATDLLQQAALDKYSFVRDAYTQQRKARLRGTGDNAAPLPNYDDQGDSGAAAPAKGAAGGLPNYADPGDAAEAPNAASGAATGAPAGVPNYADPSDAPASGVAGAMPAAPAAASGAVAPTPQPAPEVGRQPAAAPSTQ